In a single window of the Myxococcus fulvus genome:
- a CDS encoding DUF2917 domain-containing protein, translating to MESKLMSARRGFWSSLWNHLKPEARPGMETGGQGLLEGTLWSRRIQGDEGLLLTCTEGRLWLTFESDPRDYVLERGSSVPLDHGGQVVVQALRSARFCLGTSLSPCAG from the coding sequence ATGGAGTCCAAGCTCATGTCGGCGCGGCGAGGCTTCTGGAGCTCGCTGTGGAATCACCTGAAGCCCGAGGCGCGTCCCGGGATGGAGACGGGCGGCCAGGGGCTGCTCGAAGGGACGCTCTGGAGCCGACGCATCCAGGGGGACGAGGGCCTGCTGCTCACGTGTACCGAGGGCCGGCTCTGGCTCACCTTCGAGTCGGACCCTCGGGACTACGTGCTGGAGCGCGGGAGCAGCGTGCCCCTGGACCACGGCGGCCAGGTGGTGGTGCAGGCGCTGAGGTCCGCGCGCTTCTGCCTGGGGACGTCGCTGTCGCCCTGCGCAGGGTGA